Within the Paenibacillus sp. AN1007 genome, the region TTCGGTACCGTGAAGTCTTACCGCCCTATTGGTATGAAAACGAAGTAGCAGGCTGGCACTTTGGCGTAATGGAAGAAGAGATCGATCTGCGTGAGAAAAAGATGGATGAATTAGTGGATCAGTTTCTGCTTCAGCGGGCAACTTGGGGGCTTGGCCTTTGGGAATGGATTTACTTCCGTACAGAACAGGTAGGATCGTTGGCTAACCGACGCGAAGCTATTCGACGAAAAAGGTTGGCCAAGAAGCCGTTCAAGCTGCCAATCCTTCGACAAATCGGATCCCAGTATGGAAAGCTCCTGCAGGTGACAGAAGAGTTTCTGGCCAAAGAGATTCATTTTGAGTACGACAGCAGCTCCCCTATCAACGTGGAGGGGCTATTTACTGATTTTGAGTAC harbors:
- a CDS encoding putative phage tail protein, whose translation is MIPIRYREVLPPYWYENEVAGWHFGVMEEEIDLREKKMDELVDQFLLQRATWGLGLWEWIYFRTEQVGSLANRREAIRRKRLAKKPFKLPILRQIGSQYGKLLQVTEEFLAKEIHFEYDSSSPINVEGLFTDFEYIRPVHINRAMPVTKTSTPAITLGGKGCAFSLDFPICGLEMPQELGTSGVLAIENITVGSTTSYARIDSPITGFEIPMQGGTA